In Sulfurirhabdus autotrophica, one DNA window encodes the following:
- a CDS encoding DUF4124 domain-containing protein, with amino-acid sequence MKQNVLRACGFLLLIGSLSTQAEMYKQVDDKGQVTYSNVPIKGAKKVDLAPITILPPTKAKSAGASAKGSAVEVQDGPEKNAKKQAVEESLVKEQTSLVKAKLAMEEEKNRSGTLKNKVDGKEVARKAVNRNEERIKELQDEIALREKNIELLKQDLATLQ; translated from the coding sequence ATGAAGCAAAATGTGTTGAGAGCGTGCGGTTTCTTGTTGCTGATAGGCAGTCTCAGCACTCAGGCTGAGATGTATAAACAGGTGGATGACAAAGGTCAGGTTACCTATTCCAATGTGCCGATAAAAGGTGCAAAAAAAGTAGACCTGGCACCGATTACGATATTACCCCCAACCAAAGCCAAATCTGCGGGAGCATCTGCAAAAGGGAGCGCAGTCGAGGTGCAGGATGGACCCGAAAAAAATGCAAAAAAGCAGGCAGTGGAAGAGTCTTTAGTTAAAGAACAGACTTCGTTGGTAAAAGCCAAGCTAGCGATGGAAGAAGAAAAAAATCGTTCGGGAACGCTTAAAAATAAGGTTGACGGTAAAGAAGTAGCGCGAAAAGCCGTTAACAGGAATGAAGAAAGAATAAAAGAATTGCAGGATGAGATTGCTCTGCGCGAAAAAAATATTGAGTTGTTGAAGCAGGATTTAGCAACTTTACAGTAA
- a CDS encoding DUF4124 domain-containing protein encodes MNMLKNIAFIILFGLHLSAYAEIYKYVDENGRVTYSNIAKKGAKKLDLEPISTISGTKPKNASSPTPSSFPKVDGETQKKRDDVRRQLLEEELANEQKRLVAAQQALKEGEGVRLGNEKNYQKYLDRVQGLKDEVTAHEKNLEALQKELAGTR; translated from the coding sequence ATGAATATGTTAAAAAATATCGCGTTTATTATTCTGTTTGGCCTGCATTTGTCTGCCTATGCGGAAATATACAAATATGTTGACGAGAACGGTCGCGTAACATATTCAAATATTGCCAAAAAGGGTGCAAAAAAGCTGGATCTGGAGCCAATTTCGACTATTTCCGGCACCAAACCGAAAAATGCCTCTTCACCGACGCCTTCCAGTTTTCCTAAAGTGGATGGTGAAACGCAAAAAAAGCGTGATGATGTACGACGCCAACTGCTGGAAGAAGAATTGGCTAACGAACAAAAGCGACTCGTAGCAGCGCAGCAGGCGCTTAAAGAAGGCGAAGGCGTGCGCTTGGGCAATGAGAAAAATTACCAGAAATATCTGGACAGAGTTCAGGGCCTGAAAGACGAAGTGACAGCCCACGAAAAAAATCTGGAAGCTTTGCAGAAAGAACTGGCTGGAACAAGATAA
- the glnL gene encoding nitrogen regulation protein NR(II): MKNSAFPGLELLSTAVLLADEDLRLKYINPSAESMFQLSSKHVLGQSLYNIFSDTSELQAAVTYATEHNSSFTEHEMTIGTHGNEKMLASCTVTPIESEGLGILIEFRQMEQQLKIAREERMLLQQQANRELIRNLAHEIKNPLGGIRGAAQLLEYELPKPELKEYTQVIIKESDRLQGLMDRLLTPHRIPQIQQINIHEVLERVRSLLLAETPVGIKIKRDYDTSLPEMVGDREQLIQVVLNIARNAVQALQGKGEIIFRTRVARRVTLARKHYRLALKLQIIDNGPGIPESLKEKIFYPLVSGREDGSGLGLTIAQTYVNQHHGTIEYESRPGATTFTLLLPVSGEEE, encoded by the coding sequence ATGAAAAATTCGGCGTTCCCTGGTTTGGAGCTGTTATCCACCGCAGTTTTGCTGGCGGACGAAGATTTGCGCCTGAAATATATCAATCCGTCAGCAGAAAGTATGTTTCAGCTAAGTAGTAAGCATGTGCTGGGTCAATCTCTGTATAACATTTTCTCCGATACAAGTGAATTGCAGGCTGCGGTGACCTATGCCACGGAACACAACAGCAGTTTTACTGAACATGAGATGACGATCGGCACACACGGCAATGAGAAAATGCTCGCTAGCTGCACGGTAACGCCCATAGAAAGCGAGGGGCTTGGCATTCTGATCGAATTTCGGCAAATGGAACAGCAACTGAAAATTGCGCGGGAAGAGCGCATGTTGCTGCAACAGCAAGCTAATCGTGAATTGATCCGCAATCTCGCACACGAAATCAAAAACCCTTTGGGGGGAATCCGTGGCGCGGCTCAGTTGCTGGAATACGAATTGCCAAAACCGGAGCTGAAAGAGTATACCCAGGTAATTATCAAGGAATCAGACCGTTTGCAAGGTTTGATGGACCGGTTGCTTACACCGCATCGGATTCCGCAGATTCAGCAAATCAATATTCATGAGGTGCTTGAACGGGTAAGAAGTTTGTTACTGGCGGAAACGCCTGTTGGAATCAAAATCAAGCGAGATTACGATACCAGCTTGCCGGAGATGGTGGGTGACAGAGAGCAGTTGATCCAGGTGGTGTTGAATATTGCGCGGAATGCCGTTCAGGCGCTGCAGGGCAAAGGGGAAATCATATTTCGAACTCGCGTAGCCCGACGTGTGACGTTAGCCAGAAAGCACTATCGTCTGGCGCTTAAATTACAGATTATCGATAATGGACCGGGTATTCCGGAATCGCTCAAAGAAAAGATTTTCTACCCTCTGGTATCAGGTCGTGAGGATGGAAGCGGATTAGGGCTGACTATTGCCCAAACCTATGTGAATCAGCATCATGGCACAATTGAATATGAAAGTCGCCCGGGTGCAACTACCTTTACCTTGTTGCTTCCGGTGTCAGGTGAAGAAGAGTAA
- the glnA gene encoding glutamate--ammonia ligase → MAAADVLKMIKDNEVKFVDLRFTDTRGKEQHVTIPSHVVDADWFEAGHAFDGSSIAGWKGIQASDMMLMPDPETANMDPFMDESTLIITCDVIEPSDGKGYDRDPRSIAKRAEAYLKSTGIGDTAYFGPEPEFFIFDSVTWHTDMSGTSVKINSEEAAWSSGEVFEGGNTGHRPRVKGGYFPVPPVDSLQDIRSAMCLAMEEMGVPVEVHHHEVATAGQCEIGTRFSTLVQRADWTQILKYVVHNVAHSYGKTATFMPKPIVGDNGSGMHVHQSIWKDGKNLFDGNGYAGLSEMALFYIGGIIKHAKALNAITNPGTNSYKRLVPGFEAPVMLAYSARNRSASIRIPYVTNPKGRRIEVRFPDPTANPYLAFTAMLMAGLDGIQNKIHPGDAMDKNLYDLPPEESSAIPQVCSSLEMALDALNTDREFLTRGGVFSNEMIDAFIELKMEEVTRFRMTTHPVEFDMYYSI, encoded by the coding sequence ATGGCGGCAGCCGATGTTTTAAAGATGATCAAGGATAACGAAGTGAAGTTCGTTGATCTGCGTTTTACTGATACCCGCGGCAAGGAACAGCACGTGACCATCCCGTCGCATGTAGTTGATGCAGACTGGTTTGAAGCCGGTCATGCGTTTGACGGTTCATCCATCGCTGGCTGGAAAGGTATTCAAGCTTCTGACATGATGCTGATGCCTGATCCTGAAACTGCTAATATGGACCCGTTCATGGACGAGTCCACCCTGATTATTACCTGCGATGTCATTGAGCCATCTGACGGTAAGGGTTATGACCGTGACCCACGTTCTATTGCAAAGCGTGCTGAAGCTTACTTGAAGTCAACCGGTATCGGTGACACAGCTTACTTTGGCCCAGAGCCAGAGTTCTTCATTTTTGATTCCGTAACCTGGCATACCGATATGTCCGGTACATCGGTCAAGATTAATTCCGAGGAAGCAGCCTGGAGTTCCGGCGAAGTATTCGAAGGCGGCAATACTGGCCATCGTCCACGCGTTAAGGGTGGTTACTTCCCCGTCCCACCAGTTGATTCCCTGCAAGATATCCGTTCTGCCATGTGCCTGGCAATGGAAGAAATGGGTGTGCCAGTTGAAGTGCATCACCATGAAGTGGCAACTGCCGGTCAATGTGAAATCGGTACCCGTTTCTCTACCCTGGTTCAGCGCGCTGACTGGACTCAAATTCTGAAATATGTTGTACATAACGTTGCACATTCATATGGCAAAACCGCTACTTTCATGCCTAAGCCTATCGTGGGTGATAACGGTTCCGGTATGCACGTACACCAGTCCATCTGGAAAGACGGCAAAAACCTGTTTGACGGCAACGGTTATGCGGGTCTGTCCGAAATGGCATTGTTCTACATTGGCGGTATTATCAAGCACGCCAAAGCACTGAATGCAATTACCAATCCAGGTACCAACTCTTACAAGCGTCTGGTTCCAGGTTTTGAGGCACCAGTTATGCTGGCTTACTCAGCGCGTAACCGTTCTGCTTCCATCCGTATTCCTTATGTAACCAACCCTAAAGGCCGTCGTATTGAAGTGCGTTTCCCAGATCCAACCGCGAACCCATACCTGGCATTTACCGCCATGTTGATGGCTGGCCTGGACGGTATTCAGAACAAGATTCATCCAGGTGATGCAATGGATAAAAACTTGTATGATCTGCCGCCAGAAGAATCCAGCGCTATTCCACAAGTTTGTTCTTCACTGGAAATGGCATTGGACGCTCTGAATACAGACCGAGAGTTCCTGACACGTGGTGGTGTATTCTCCAACGAAATGATTGATGCATTCATTGAGTTGAAGATGGAAGAAGTAACACGCTTCCGCATGACTACCCATCCAGTTGAATTTGATATGTATTACAGCATCTAA